The Sphaeramia orbicularis chromosome 16, fSphaOr1.1, whole genome shotgun sequence genome window below encodes:
- the LOC115435182 gene encoding myelin basic protein-like has protein sequence MTLVVVSASGLAEADANQNNGCISEKPAVTDSTGAEGPRQPWTPASTADPADAATPRPHLARLFSRDAPGREDNTFKERPSESDELQTIQEHSGAASECGSDSPEQDLD, from the coding sequence ATGACCCTTGTTGTTGTTTCTGCTTCAGGCCTGGCTGAGGCAGATGCCAACCAGAACAATGGCTGCATCTCGGAGAAGCCGGCGGTGACTGACTCCACGGGCGCTGAGGGCCCCCGCCAACCCTGGACCCCCGCCAGTACAGCTGACCCCGCTGACGCCGCTACGCCACGCCCCCACCTGGCCCGCCTCTTCTCCCGAGATGCCCCGGGCCGAGAGGACAACACCTTCAAAGAGCGACCCTCGGAATCGGACGAGCTGCAGACCATCCAGGAGCACAGCGGAGCGGCGTCAGAGTGCGGCTCCGACTCCCCCGAACAGGACCTAGACTAG